CGTTtagttaaattatgaaaacctGAATTTCCGTGTTATTAAGAGATATGTACTGGGAGTAATGAAAGTAGTCTATTTTCAATCAGGtagtaatttcatttatttttaactttatttaatgatcTTATAAAACTTAAGAACGTTTTTTTAAGAGAATAAGCGGAAAACTTCGTCTTACAAGTTATCATAACGATAACCTTTAGCTTCTTTTGGCTTGaggtatatgttttatatatcacTAAAAGTCACAAAAAGGCCCCTGCAgccctatatatatatgcttcTTTATCTCATCTTagtatttaaagaattattattttgaacccTTCCCATCGGATTTGAGATCTCATGTTGAATCATATAGCATATAATCATAGTATAACAGTGCGAGCGCTCTCTCCCATAATGAGCGCaacaaatttacatataagttaatataatGTCCTaacgatattataaatgaggaaGTTTGTGAGGaatatggatgtatgtatgagTATgtgtgttactctttcacgtgaagaccacacaataaattttgatgatactcgATGTGTAGCTTATGTATCAGAATAACACATgagctatagaaatacttgcttttCCCCCTTCAAGGCGAAACCACGCCCCACAGctggttatatataaatgtatttgattttatgtcaaaatcttgctttgaaatttaaatgttataacccATATGCGCCTCACAACTGATTATGTTTGAAGATCTTGCTTTAAAAGTAAGAACCATTATTTGTTACAGAAAAAGACGAAACGGACCTAGTGGTGCTCCGCCACGAGATCGGCGTGACGTGGAGCGACGGGCGGCGCGAGCGGCGCGAGGTGACGCTGACGGCGCGCGGCGACGAGCAGCACACCGCCATGGCGCGCACCGTCGGCCTGCCCACCGCCATCGCCGCTAAGATGGTGCTTGATGGTGAGAACTGCGCCCTACACATTACTAGTTTTACTTGTTGTATGTTTACTACTATTcttttatgtgggagtcgagcacgcttaaGCACGTTGGGCCAACTCgcgccggggaagtaccacacgccagaagaccggcgtgaaatagtagcatgctactgtgtttcgtgcaagtgggggagccggtaGCCCATATCCTTCGCTTTgcctttcccagtccattccttctttccagtcgttaattctttccttatccttttttccttaaaagcgagcagcgcTTTCGCAGAGGTCATTGCAGAGGTAGTACCTCAGGGAATGCTCATatgcggtggtgatcgctttccatcaggcgaactaccagctcagatgcccgcttatcacattaaaatataggctcgcaatgacataaaaaaacacactcaAACAGCTACTTTACTGCATGGGTACGTACATACTATTCTCCAATATATATTACGTGCACTAGCTGAGATCACATGCGAACTCACACACTTTCCTGCACCACGGAGACTACAGCCAACCTTAGAATAGAACAGgccgaaaaaaatattatcgtgAGATATGgcatactttaaaaaaattgcatagaGCAGAAAATAATAAGACGCTAAATTTCGTCATGAAAAGTACgataaagattattatattctttctatactaatatatttttgtttgtaagtttccaaatatatacatatttattattatgaacatatattatatgtggtgcaagcgtttttttttcactttacaGGTGAAATTCAAGAAAGAGGTGTAGTCTTACCATTCGCGCCAGTTGTGTACAAATCACTATTATCAAGACTTCGCTCTGACGGAATTACTGCAAGGGAAGTGTCCCGACCCcttaactaaaattattcgaattgtaaaaaaaaaatacgaattaaTACCCTTCAAATAATAACTGAATAATTGagttatttcttatttgtaatgtaggttaatttattattctcactttataaatagaacTGACTTAGAGGAATCTTATCGCTGTGTGATGATGGATAAAGAATATCCCCTTATTGCAATATAAcatgtttgaatttaataataattaaacaatgtatGAGAATAACTATAACGATTCTCGCGTGCCaactttatgaaataaaaacagaaaatttaattacatcataaatttagtttaagattttaataatttatttaaagtatttcatatttttatattagaagcTACGACCTAATACATAGGTAATGtaagtacatttataatatccatTGCAGATCAATATTTTGTTcgtgtaaatattgtattggaTATACTCTCATGTATTATGATTGTGTTTACGTAAGATAAACTTTATGTTAAGATCGATgccattacaaatataataaacttcgTTCTAAGTGggcgttttatttttttgaccCATCTCTGTCCTATTGTTATCATTTGGGTGCATAGTTTATTGcattttccataaaaaattacttaaatatctGAAACAAGAGACAGAGCACATTCGAGTATACTTTGGTACGTATTGGTACGTATTGGTACGTACGTAGGTACGTATTGtttcagctcgcaccggggaaataccacacccccacagaacaCCGACGCGAAATAATATCATGCTActtactgtgtttcgtacaatTAGTGCCGTATGCCAGTTTCCTCCGTTTCCTcatcctcacccttcccagaccATTCCCACTCTCCAATCATCCATCCagtccttatcccttacctcttaaaagcgggcagcacattcgcagaggcactataGCCctgcgaatattcatgggcggtggtgatcgtttactaCCACCACTTTACCACCAggtcagttgcccgctatgacataaataaagtaattacaaaatcgaaaatagaaatacataaaaatgacaCAATAGCGAATCTCAGTAATGCATTACAGTCATTTAATGATgtaatgtacatattattaattaagaaatgttATAATCGTTCGTGCATTTTCTTTGAACATTAGTATTTTTCTCGTGTTTTATATCCTTGTTATCACTATAATCGTgatggttttatattatagtgtttTATTTGGACAATCAAATTAACACGAAACTTTTTTTTCGTCCATAGACATTTCATGGCTTAAATGCCGAAAAGATAATTCGacagttaaaaaaacataacaaatgtttttgaTTTCAGCAAGGCATCcgttgaaatgaaaatattgatatacaGTAATGTCATCTGGAAGAAAAAGGTTTGACATGTTTGTCattcaaatatcatttttttgctaacctaaaatgttttatcaaatgacttgattttgctattttttaataatttttacggtattttttataaatttacgaaGCTAAATCCCGATTGTGTCGAGACGCGTCCAATATctttgttaagttttttttaacgagCGACAACTTTTAATGATGACTATGCGCTAAGCCCTTGTAAAATGGAAAACGACCCGAATAACACTGTGAGTAGTTAGTGGATGATGTCGATAACTATACATTGCGTGCTttagttttattcaatttatttttcagtacTGAGTACAATACCGTTTTCTTCAAATTATTTGTCCTGatgataagataaaattacGTGTAGACTAACATAATTTACAGTTTCcatttaattcaatgaaaatCTAACACAGGTTTTCACTCtgattactatttatttatatgtattaaaactaGGAGTGTCCATAACGGGTACGATATAAGAATTCACTCACTATGTCTTGCAACCACGACCTCTACGAAGCACATAGATTCTGTACAAATAATTACGATAGATATTTCACATAGTTATatggttttgtttttgttatacaaaGTAAAAGTCTTTGGATTGGCCACTCAGTCAGAATTAATAACATTGGGTCAGGTGGGTTCTGTTCACGGGGCTCAATGCAGTACATATGTATAtccgaaataaaaacataaataataaaatatatatcttaaagCAGCAAACAGCGGGTCGCGAGACTGGACGATGCATGTCGGTTGCGGCCATGCAGGCGCTGCACCGCTTGCGCGAGTGCCGGCTGCTGTGCGACGCGATCGTGCGAGCGGATGACGGTGCGGCTTTCCCCGTCCATCGCGCCATACTGTCAGCCTGCAGCCCATATTTCTTGTTAGTTTATGTCATATTAAAGTTTGAGAATTGAGAATAACAGTACTGACTAgcaaaaaattgcaaataagcTCATAAGCGTGCATTGAAAGAATTATGAAAGGCGGCTCATCTATTCACTTCTCACTCACACGTTATTTGCATCTATACTCACACTTTTAGGTAATTAAAGAAagttgaaaaaattacattaaataatacgaataaaaaacTCACAGATAAtaggcaggatcacgggtggccgagaggctaggcgttgctacggttaggcaagatacgcaggttcgaatcctgcctcgtgatcaaattttttctattctctcaaaatttctcatttataaagcatttcaatgctataaaactaaaaattaaattcacagATAATATTGCAGTTTCCTAAAAGCAGAATTGTAAGAACAGAAATCGATCGATAATTAatctacaataaatatatgtcaCTAGTGAAGTAATTGTAATATAGCGGTTTTGGTATAAGGAATAAATCaacaactttttaaaataagccaTTTagcaattatatacatatgtattctATTAGGATTAAAGTCCAGAACACTTGTTTTTGCATAAACATCTCGATAAAGATTGTTGGTTTTTTCTGGATCTCTGCCATTTGACCTTAAGAATATATTCTATCGAAAAGTTGTTAAAGAAAAGTGTGGACAGTATACTATATATCTGATGATATCaagatataaacaaaaaatatttactataggGGACGAATATACGCGtagtatacaatttataatagtttattgcatatttgtttttcactTAGTGTAATAGACGATGTGTTTATAACTTAGGCAGATGTAATGAACATTTAATCGGTTACGATAACCTTTTATGAGTgaattatagaatatttagaTCAGTACAGCATAAAAGTACCTATATctgaattaaaataacgtcgataatatatatttaccaagAGCTTATTCATGTACGCTAGACAAGAtaacaaaaagtaatataatttgattgaagcccaaaaaatatgatttttaatttaaacaatttatacgtGATATCACAAGTCATATAATAAAGTAGTATCTGCTACGACTTTTGTTTTacccaatataatattaaatcatacaaaattataattaataattacgaaTAACTGTTTGTAACCAAAAACTAAACCTAAGCTAACCGGCTTCAAAATGTCAGAActgaaccaaatttaaatgggatcacatgggaggcaccagctttcaattaaaaagctGCATAGATGGTTAcatcataactttttttattaaaatgtcgcTATATAAATTCCGCCAGGGCTCTGTTTACAACAACGCTGCATTCGCGTGAGCAAAGCGATGTGCTGATATCCGGGGTACGTTCTGAAATACTGCTGTTGCTGATCGAGTACGCTTACCTTCGCCGCATCGATGTAACGGACACGAATGTACACGAGCTTCTGATGACCGCTGACTATCTGGCCTTTCTCGGAGTGCTGCAATTGTGCTGTGATCACTTGAGGACCTCGCTGAACCCGAAGAACTGCCTTGGAATCATGATGTTTGCGAGGTATATGACTATTGAAATTTCAACATTGTAAGAAAAGTAAGGTAGACTATTGTGTTTAGATCTTTTTATACGTAGATATATCTTGTCTACCTACCGTTTACATTTACCCTACCAGCTTTGTtagaattcaaatattttgtaacacgTGACGTATAGTTTGTGATATTCTTAGAAGTCTCATAagtgcaattaaaattttgcgcTATTTAAActacaagtaaaatattttgcttcTTCTAAAATAATCATCGACATCAAACATCCTgccataattaaaaaaaaaaaggaatttcaGACGCGTATTTTGCTACAAGCTCGAAGCTGACGCCCGACGCTATTTGCTCCGCTACTTCGTTACTGTTGCCACACAAAGCGATGAGTTCCTACATCTGCCTCTGGAAGAGTTAAACAGCATCATACTTGAGGATGAATTGAACGTGAAAAGCGAAGAGGCGGTGTGGGAATCGGTCTTGCGCTGGGTTAATTACGACCGCGATGCGCGCTGGCAACACACTGTCAAACTTATGGGCAGTATTCGACTTGGATTACTGGATACGCAagtaagatatatttaaaacgtgtAACAGGCACACATATTAGTGAGGCAGTCTTATTTCACTCCTTAAAGCAACGCGTAGAAATGTAGAGCTGTTTATACATaagattcaattaattaattgaaaatcatTTCCTAATGTTTCTGaggtaaacaaataaattaaatcacaatTTTACACAGTTTTTCTTAGAAAACGTTAAGGACCATCCGTACGTAACGGGCAATGAAAACTCTCGTCCTATCATCATCGAAACACTGAAATTTCTATATGACTTGGAAATGATCGCGCAGAGGGATGGGGAGGTAGCCACTCCGGAGATTGCACGCCCGAGAGTTCCACATGAGGTATCCGCATTTGTCTAACATAATATTgcaagtattaaatattaacatttacgTTATGTAGTTGTTGATTTGCGAgtcatcaatattatattattataaacatcttAGTTGAGAAAAACAATAATCCTTTCTTCGGATGCATTATGATCTGACTGCACCTGACTACATCAGCCGCTGTAACTATTGAAGAGAATTTCAatcttaaacaaaaataaagtttaagatctataatatgatagaaatctaataataaaattaaatgaagtattgacttaaaattacaaaaaaaatgttcatgggcggtgccGCTTACCAtgggcgacccaccagctccattgccgactgtgacataaaaaaaaaaattaaataggtatatgtttatttattaattgggTGTCACTTATTCCTGACAGGTCTTATTTGCCATTGGCGGATGGAGCGGAGGTTCACCGACAGCTTTTATTGAAACTTACGACACCCGAGCCGATCGTTGGATTAAGGTTTAGtctaatttatatacactatttgtaacaaaaacttactttttctgtttaattttttatatatcttaaatcaacaaaaacgAAAGTAAACGCAGTCAACTCATTTCATAAGTAACACTTCGCTTATCAAATGTGGGTGGGGTCTTTTGTCGTACCAtagtatattgttattatttatcaatgaatttttaacaaaacaagaCGACGACGAAGCATGACTATCACCATCACTTCGCATGCTTCGTAGACTTTGTGGTCGCGAAAAATTCTGTCGCTGTTATCATCGTCACGTTACgtacgattataataaatatactgcACTGTACAtcgaataataaattgattttgaagtATCTCTTACAGTTTACATGCCATAATTATCACATGATGCAGATGTAGTACAGTTTTGTGTGGTTtaaattctttgaaatataactatttatatcataGGATATCAAATCTTCGTGTTTGCTACGTACATGTTTTGATACCAATGCGATATTATAGCCCACATTATGTGTAACGACTTCGGTACAgtgcataatttttttccaattgGGATATGTCACCGTGCAGCGATGCGCAAACTAAATTGATATTGTAGGTTATTATCGATATCTAATGATAAGGATTTTATTATGGAAAGGTCGAAGAGGTTGACCCAGCAGGCCCTCGTGCCTACCACGGCACAGCTGTTCTTGGCTACTGCATTTACGTCATCGGGGGTTTTGACGGCATGGATTACTTCAACTCCTGTAGATGTTTCGACGCAGTCACGAAGACATGGCGTGAggtttgaaaatattgtaacgtatatatgaagtatataaaattaggtaCTTAGCTTTTGAATACAGCTAcgcatattataaaacgagAGAATGAGCGAACTAGTTTATAGATAGAAGAACACAATAGTTTGAGCCAAAACGTGATAAGGTACGTAGGGTTATCTACGAGTAAGTTGCGGAAAAGAATAAAGATAGAAGATAAATAACTAGACCGGATTTATCTTTTTCTGTTCTATTTCGATGATaacgtttcaaataaaatataatcttcaaATTAAGATTTGAGTTAATGCTTTGTGACCGCTCCCTCCGCTCCACGATATTGTACATTGGTTGTAATTTAAGCAAGAAACAAGATGAAACAAACTCTCActgtattttcataatataatttattaatattcagagTACCTaccaattaaaattgtttttaattctgtTCACGTGCCAAAGATCGATAATACTACATCAGAGCATGCGAGGGtcaaatatgtaatttgaataaactgttcattatttaaaatatcatctgTTATCTTGAATTTCATAATACATAAGTACTTATTTgcgaaaattgtaaaataaagcgGTCAGTTTATTGACATTTGATTACATCGGTGTTCATACTAAGTAATAACTCTTTTTAGATATTTGATGTTTTGGTTGGTTGGTTTGGTTGAGTTTACATAGTTTGTCA
Above is a genomic segment from Zerene cesonia ecotype Mississippi chromosome 19, Zerene_cesonia_1.1, whole genome shotgun sequence containing:
- the LOC119834513 gene encoding kelch-like protein 10, coding for MENDPNNTVTGRETGRCMSVAAMQALHRLRECRLLCDAIVRADDGAAFPVHRAILSACSPYFLALFTTTLHSREQSDVLISGVRSEILLLLIEYAYLRRIDVTDTNVHELLMTADYLAFLGVLQLCCDHLRTSLNPKNCLGIMMFARRVFCYKLEADARRYLLRYFVTVATQSDEFLHLPLEELNSIILEDELNVKSEEAVWESVLRWVNYDRDARWQHTVKLMGSIRLGLLDTQFFLENVKDHPYVTGNENSRPIIIETLKFLYDLEMIAQRDGEVATPEIARPRVPHEVLFAIGGWSGGSPTAFIETYDTRADRWIKVEEVDPAGPRAYHGTAVLGYCIYVIGGFDGMDYFNSCRCFDAVTKTWREVAPMNARRCYVSVAVIGETIYAMGGYDGHHRQNTAEKFNHRTNQWSLVAPMNAQRSDASAAALDNKIYITGGFNGQECMNSVEVYDPDTNQWTNLAPMRSRRSGVSCIAYHNKIYVIGGFNGISRMCSGEVYDPATNAWSPVPDMYNPRSNFAIEVIDDMIFAIGGFNGVTTIYHVECYDEKTNEWYEATDMNIYRSALSACVIMGLPNVYDYIHKHRERLMEEKRQKILLSETARHPQHRTALPDVHLMEDNEDMLEQLGLMENQNNDVPPPPPPPPPHHPLQPQPMEQDRN